One genomic segment of Tubulanus polymorphus chromosome 4, tnTubPoly1.2, whole genome shotgun sequence includes these proteins:
- the LOC141903065 gene encoding uncharacterized protein LOC141903065 isoform X2, which yields MASFNVRLYRDGLQTAWGFRLQGGKDFNQPLTIQRVFTGSPAEGELQRGDIISAIDNYDTTSLSHKEAQDIIKKSGGQLLLSVRRGQSPVKGPQSPPVMPGGFRSVRPPQTQSYGGGPCFGIDYTARGGGGYQPPQGGHMMDRVQQSLDNALMNQEEEFDFKPVSEMRKNFQSSQPADRYRYPRNRHHQPPPSHMSQEAQRHVPQQAPAHYPQSVAFQPQQQYHPPGPSHAQHQYPTGPSYAYQPPGPSHAQHQYPTGPSHAQHQYPTGPSHAQQHYQPASRPAQQFTPQRQTPGTARTPVQSSGKRWKPPSSAGFGPPVEFGWTPSKAPHRPGYQPPQPEPEPDLHVVRPVNAPVDFTHRGGGLGVVVEPGTPAWAGSLRSANSGNAWPAGSTTHATLNMGATDSPTRVTGEEGKEELDMKKSYVYRMLQEEEQAKKRRPHASHHSYMGGGDPHAHQHQHIQTNVGVPEPDYGTSDF from the exons ATGGCGTCTTTTAACGTGCGCCTATACAGGGACGGCCTACAGACCGCCTGGGGGTTTCGGCTGCAAGGGGGCAAGGATTTTAACCAGCCTTTGACCATCCAACGG GTTTTCACGGGTAGCCCTGCTGAAGGGGAGCTACAACGTGGAGATATCATATCTGCCATTGATAATTATGATACGACATCTTTAAGTCACAAAGAGGCGCAggatatcataaaaaaatcCGGAGGTCAACTTCTCCTATCCGTAAGAAG GGGACAGTCACCAGTGAAAGGTCCACAGTCACCTCCAGTTATGCCGGGT GGTTTTCGTTCAGTGCGTCCTCCGCAGACACAGTCCTATGGCGGCGGTCCATGTTTTGGAATAGACTATACCGCACGCGGAGGTGGCGGTTACCAACCTCCGCAGGGAGGTCACATGATGGATAGGGTGCAACAAAGTCTAGACAATGCGTTGATGAATCAGGAAGAAGAGTTTGACTTCAAACCAGTCAGTGAAATGAGGAAAAATTTCCAATCTTCTCAACCCG CTGATCGGTATAGGTATCCCCGTAATCGACATCATCAACCACCACCGTCTCATATGAGTCAGGAAG CTCAGCGTCACGTGCCGCAGCAAGCTCCCGCCCATTATCCCCAATCCGTGGCGTTCCAGCCCCAACAGCAATACCACCCGCCTGGACCGAGCCATGCCCAGCATCAGTACCCAACAGGGCCGAGCTACGCGTACCAACCACCTGGACCGAGCCATGCCCAACACCAGTATCCAACTGGGCCGAGTCACGCCCAACATCAGTATCCAACTGGGCCGAGTCACGCCCAGCAACACTATCAACCCGCCAGCCGTCCGGCTCAGCAATTTACACCGCAGCGCCAGACACCCGGAACAG caCGGACACCTGTTCAATCGTCTGGTAAACGTTGGAAACCGCCATCATCCGCCGGTTTCGGGCCACCGGTAGAATTCGGCTGGACACCAAGTAAAGCCCCGCATCGGCCCGGATATCAGCCACCACAGCCGGAGCCTGAACCCGATCTACACGTGGTCAGACCCGTCAACGCGCCAGTTGATTTTACCCACCGCGGAGGAGGTTTAGGCGTTGTAGTGGAACCGGGTACTCCAGCATGGGCCGGAAGCCTTCGAAGCGCTAACAGTGGTAACGCCTGGCCGGCTGGTTCTACAACTCATGCCACGTTAAACATGGGAGCCACCGACTCACCAACAAG GGTAACTGGTGAGGAAGGAAAAGAAGAACTAGACATGAAAAAATCGTACGTCTATAGAATGTTGCAAGAGGAAGAACAGGCAAAGAAACGGCGACCGCACGCCAGTCACCATAGTTACATGGGTGGTGGTGACCCACACGCCCACCAACACCAGCACATACAAACCAACGTCGGTGTCCCAGAACCCGACTACGGTACGTCTGACTTCTGA
- the LOC141903065 gene encoding uncharacterized protein LOC141903065 isoform X1, producing the protein MASFNVRLYRDGLQTAWGFRLQGGKDFNQPLTIQRVFTGSPAEGELQRGDIISAIDNYDTTSLSHKEAQDIIKKSGGQLLLSVRRENLSYSNFSNGGQSPVKGPQSPPVMPGGFRSVRPPQTQSYGGGPCFGIDYTARGGGGYQPPQGGHMMDRVQQSLDNALMNQEEEFDFKPVSEMRKNFQSSQPADRYRYPRNRHHQPPPSHMSQEAQRHVPQQAPAHYPQSVAFQPQQQYHPPGPSHAQHQYPTGPSYAYQPPGPSHAQHQYPTGPSHAQHQYPTGPSHAQQHYQPASRPAQQFTPQRQTPGTARTPVQSSGKRWKPPSSAGFGPPVEFGWTPSKAPHRPGYQPPQPEPEPDLHVVRPVNAPVDFTHRGGGLGVVVEPGTPAWAGSLRSANSGNAWPAGSTTHATLNMGATDSPTRVTGEEGKEELDMKKSYVYRMLQEEEQAKKRRPHASHHSYMGGGDPHAHQHQHIQTNVGVPEPDYGTSDF; encoded by the exons ATGGCGTCTTTTAACGTGCGCCTATACAGGGACGGCCTACAGACCGCCTGGGGGTTTCGGCTGCAAGGGGGCAAGGATTTTAACCAGCCTTTGACCATCCAACGG GTTTTCACGGGTAGCCCTGCTGAAGGGGAGCTACAACGTGGAGATATCATATCTGCCATTGATAATTATGATACGACATCTTTAAGTCACAAAGAGGCGCAggatatcataaaaaaatcCGGAGGTCAACTTCTCCTATCCGTAAGAAG AGAAAATCTTTCATATTCAAACTTCAGTAACGG GGGACAGTCACCAGTGAAAGGTCCACAGTCACCTCCAGTTATGCCGGGT GGTTTTCGTTCAGTGCGTCCTCCGCAGACACAGTCCTATGGCGGCGGTCCATGTTTTGGAATAGACTATACCGCACGCGGAGGTGGCGGTTACCAACCTCCGCAGGGAGGTCACATGATGGATAGGGTGCAACAAAGTCTAGACAATGCGTTGATGAATCAGGAAGAAGAGTTTGACTTCAAACCAGTCAGTGAAATGAGGAAAAATTTCCAATCTTCTCAACCCG CTGATCGGTATAGGTATCCCCGTAATCGACATCATCAACCACCACCGTCTCATATGAGTCAGGAAG CTCAGCGTCACGTGCCGCAGCAAGCTCCCGCCCATTATCCCCAATCCGTGGCGTTCCAGCCCCAACAGCAATACCACCCGCCTGGACCGAGCCATGCCCAGCATCAGTACCCAACAGGGCCGAGCTACGCGTACCAACCACCTGGACCGAGCCATGCCCAACACCAGTATCCAACTGGGCCGAGTCACGCCCAACATCAGTATCCAACTGGGCCGAGTCACGCCCAGCAACACTATCAACCCGCCAGCCGTCCGGCTCAGCAATTTACACCGCAGCGCCAGACACCCGGAACAG caCGGACACCTGTTCAATCGTCTGGTAAACGTTGGAAACCGCCATCATCCGCCGGTTTCGGGCCACCGGTAGAATTCGGCTGGACACCAAGTAAAGCCCCGCATCGGCCCGGATATCAGCCACCACAGCCGGAGCCTGAACCCGATCTACACGTGGTCAGACCCGTCAACGCGCCAGTTGATTTTACCCACCGCGGAGGAGGTTTAGGCGTTGTAGTGGAACCGGGTACTCCAGCATGGGCCGGAAGCCTTCGAAGCGCTAACAGTGGTAACGCCTGGCCGGCTGGTTCTACAACTCATGCCACGTTAAACATGGGAGCCACCGACTCACCAACAAG GGTAACTGGTGAGGAAGGAAAAGAAGAACTAGACATGAAAAAATCGTACGTCTATAGAATGTTGCAAGAGGAAGAACAGGCAAAGAAACGGCGACCGCACGCCAGTCACCATAGTTACATGGGTGGTGGTGACCCACACGCCCACCAACACCAGCACATACAAACCAACGTCGGTGTCCCAGAACCCGACTACGGTACGTCTGACTTCTGA
- the LOC141903065 gene encoding uncharacterized protein LOC141903065 isoform X3: MASFNVRLYRDGLQTAWGFRLQGGKDFNQPLTIQRVFTGSPAEGELQRGDIISAIDNYDTTSLSHKEAQDIIKKSGGQLLLSVRRENLSYSNFSNGGQSPVKGPQSPPVMPGGFRSVRPPQTQSYGGGPCFGIDYTARGGGGYQPPQGGHMMDRVQQSLDNALMNQEEEFDFKPVSEMRKNFQSSQPAQRHVPQQAPAHYPQSVAFQPQQQYHPPGPSHAQHQYPTGPSYAYQPPGPSHAQHQYPTGPSHAQHQYPTGPSHAQQHYQPASRPAQQFTPQRQTPGTARTPVQSSGKRWKPPSSAGFGPPVEFGWTPSKAPHRPGYQPPQPEPEPDLHVVRPVNAPVDFTHRGGGLGVVVEPGTPAWAGSLRSANSGNAWPAGSTTHATLNMGATDSPTRVTGEEGKEELDMKKSYVYRMLQEEEQAKKRRPHASHHSYMGGGDPHAHQHQHIQTNVGVPEPDYGTSDF; encoded by the exons ATGGCGTCTTTTAACGTGCGCCTATACAGGGACGGCCTACAGACCGCCTGGGGGTTTCGGCTGCAAGGGGGCAAGGATTTTAACCAGCCTTTGACCATCCAACGG GTTTTCACGGGTAGCCCTGCTGAAGGGGAGCTACAACGTGGAGATATCATATCTGCCATTGATAATTATGATACGACATCTTTAAGTCACAAAGAGGCGCAggatatcataaaaaaatcCGGAGGTCAACTTCTCCTATCCGTAAGAAG AGAAAATCTTTCATATTCAAACTTCAGTAACGG GGGACAGTCACCAGTGAAAGGTCCACAGTCACCTCCAGTTATGCCGGGT GGTTTTCGTTCAGTGCGTCCTCCGCAGACACAGTCCTATGGCGGCGGTCCATGTTTTGGAATAGACTATACCGCACGCGGAGGTGGCGGTTACCAACCTCCGCAGGGAGGTCACATGATGGATAGGGTGCAACAAAGTCTAGACAATGCGTTGATGAATCAGGAAGAAGAGTTTGACTTCAAACCAGTCAGTGAAATGAGGAAAAATTTCCAATCTTCTCAACCCG CTCAGCGTCACGTGCCGCAGCAAGCTCCCGCCCATTATCCCCAATCCGTGGCGTTCCAGCCCCAACAGCAATACCACCCGCCTGGACCGAGCCATGCCCAGCATCAGTACCCAACAGGGCCGAGCTACGCGTACCAACCACCTGGACCGAGCCATGCCCAACACCAGTATCCAACTGGGCCGAGTCACGCCCAACATCAGTATCCAACTGGGCCGAGTCACGCCCAGCAACACTATCAACCCGCCAGCCGTCCGGCTCAGCAATTTACACCGCAGCGCCAGACACCCGGAACAG caCGGACACCTGTTCAATCGTCTGGTAAACGTTGGAAACCGCCATCATCCGCCGGTTTCGGGCCACCGGTAGAATTCGGCTGGACACCAAGTAAAGCCCCGCATCGGCCCGGATATCAGCCACCACAGCCGGAGCCTGAACCCGATCTACACGTGGTCAGACCCGTCAACGCGCCAGTTGATTTTACCCACCGCGGAGGAGGTTTAGGCGTTGTAGTGGAACCGGGTACTCCAGCATGGGCCGGAAGCCTTCGAAGCGCTAACAGTGGTAACGCCTGGCCGGCTGGTTCTACAACTCATGCCACGTTAAACATGGGAGCCACCGACTCACCAACAAG GGTAACTGGTGAGGAAGGAAAAGAAGAACTAGACATGAAAAAATCGTACGTCTATAGAATGTTGCAAGAGGAAGAACAGGCAAAGAAACGGCGACCGCACGCCAGTCACCATAGTTACATGGGTGGTGGTGACCCACACGCCCACCAACACCAGCACATACAAACCAACGTCGGTGTCCCAGAACCCGACTACGGTACGTCTGACTTCTGA
- the LOC141903066 gene encoding stearoyl-CoA desaturase 5-like, translated as MAPRIREGSAIVDATKPDSYTPDLDLVNEAEASILQQEGKLPPRKIVWRNVILFTYLHISAIFGIYYAIFHAKWRTLFFAGVFYFFGALGITAGAHRLWAHRSYKAKLPLRIFLAICQTIAFQNHIYEWSRDHRVHHKYSETNADPHNAKRGLFFSHMGWLLVRKHPDVIAKGRTLDYTDLLKDPVVVIQKKFYLPFVLLSCFAIPTVIPHIVWGESLVTSFLVCLLRYTMTLHWTWCVNSLAHMYGNRPYDKFINPAENMFVSFWAIGEGFHNYHHTFPMDYSTSEFGWKLNPTTFFLDIMAYFGQAYDRKKIPLDVVRRRALRTGDPSLRAQQ; from the exons ATGGCTCCACGAATAAGAGAAGGTTCGGCGATCGTAGACGCCACTAAACCAGACAGCTATACTCCAGACCTGGACCTGGTCAATGAAGCAGAAGCCAGTATTCTGCAGCAAGAAGGGAAACTGCCTCCCCGCAAAATAGTCTGGAGAAACGTCATTCTATTTACATATCTACACATCAGCGCCATCTTCGGGATTTATTACGCCATATTTCACGCCAAATGGAGAACATTATTTTTcg cgGGTGTGTTCTATTTTTTCGGGGCTCTCGGTATAACAGCGGGAGCTCATCGACTGTGGGCTCATCGTTCATACAAAGCTAAACTGCCTCTGAGAATATTCTTAGCCATTTGTCAAACAATCGCGTTTCAG AATCACATCTACGAATGGTCGCGGGATCACAGAGTTCATCACAAATACTCAGAAACAAACGCCGATCCTCATAACGCCAAACGAGGTCTGTTCTTCTCGCATATGGGATGGCTACTCGTACGGAAACATCCTGACGTCATCGCTAAAGGTCGAACTCTAGATTATACCGATCTGTTGAAGGATCCAGTCGTCGTTATCCAGAAGAA gtTCTATTTGCCGTTTGTTCTATTAAGCTGTTTCGCTATACCGACTGTGATACCTCATATTGTCTGGGGCGAATCGTTAGTTACGTCGTTTCTAGTTTGTTTGTTGCGTTACACGATGACGCTTCATTGGACCTGGTGTGTAAATAGTCTGGCGCATATGTACGGGAATCGTCCTTACGATAAATTCATCAACCCGGCTGAGAACATGTTCGTGTCGTTCTGGGCAATAGGGGAAGGCTTCCATAACTATCATCACACGTTCCCGATGGACTATAGCACGAGCGAGTTCGGCTGGAAACTGAATCCGACCACGTTCTTCCTGGATATAATGGCTTACTTCGGGCAGGCTTACGACCGCAAGAAAATTCCGCTAGATGTCGTACGTAGACGGGCACTTCGTACCGGTGATCCCTCGCTGCGCGCGCAACAATGA